A single region of the Actinoplanes sp. SE50/110 genome encodes:
- a CDS encoding M36 family metallopeptidase, giving the protein MGAAAAGVFLLAALLPQQAQAAPLPGAVTAGTDSKAPRRADYDSRANLVAAAQAQAPATASKGSASSRAFATAPSASAVQSMRNKLGVQGIVDIDRATGTPRRVAKLDGFLTGPSHKKPTTIALDYIKAHPEIFGLDAADLATLELRRDYVDVAGTHHLSWVQVADGVPVFGNGLKAHVAKDGRLVQVDGSPLKSLPSTAGAAKVTATGARAAAVKDVLGTSTAKATKTAAGTTTFSDNGTAKKVWFQTVSGPRLAWQTIVVDEGYVHVIDAVSGEVLYRHSTIANDSAEVWKNYPGAPKGGVPQKVDLTAKGWLPDNTRQLSGNVAHVYSDVNDNNQADPTEEVGPSGLHRWDYPLADFNVAVGGLCSAAYPCSWDPKTANSWQVNRKQNAVQLFTFLGTFHDHLKSSPIGFTRAAGNFEARDGDAVQGQAMDGADTAKGLPDADHTDNANMNTPPDGIPPVMQMYLLNPAPDAVAANTGDESDVVFHEYTHGLSNRLVIDAAGNSTLSNIQGGAMGEAWSDWYAEDYLHATGLEKDTAKPGDVLIGKYWSAGGTIRSEGLDCTVGIVSAACPGTPNAGPGGYTYGDFGKVSSRGPEVHADGEIWAQTLWDLRRAIGSTKAESIVTRGMELSPDNPSYLDMRNSIIAADLVVNGGKNAKTIWKVFAKRGMGYFAAAIDGDDTQPVEDFSTPPAAGTPRGTLTGKVTDQDTKAPVAGLTIAFGGHASGFAGDYRATTAADGTYKISGIIPGTYAKVYARGAGYDQIVKTLSVNSGTKAENWAVRHDWAASSGGAGIISATGPDYTAYGCGPGELLDQSQISGWGSDVAAEGQNAVIRLSGAVNVAQLVVNPSSTCGDDKTASTSGYRIETSKDGKTWTVAASGKFPAGTVTPTPVALAAGTGDAIEYVRYTMLTTQAQDAGLCAAGQPGTANGCKFMDSTELAVYGPAA; this is encoded by the coding sequence GTGGGAGCGGCAGCCGCCGGTGTCTTTCTGCTCGCGGCGTTGCTGCCGCAGCAGGCACAGGCCGCGCCGCTACCGGGCGCCGTGACCGCTGGCACTGACAGCAAGGCGCCGCGGCGAGCCGATTACGATTCCCGTGCGAACCTGGTCGCCGCGGCCCAGGCGCAAGCGCCGGCGACAGCGTCGAAGGGCAGCGCATCGAGCCGCGCCTTCGCCACCGCACCGTCCGCCTCGGCGGTGCAGAGCATGCGCAACAAACTCGGCGTGCAGGGCATCGTCGACATCGATCGGGCCACCGGCACCCCGCGCCGGGTGGCCAAGCTGGACGGCTTCCTGACCGGCCCGAGCCACAAGAAGCCGACCACGATCGCCCTCGACTACATCAAGGCCCACCCCGAGATCTTCGGCCTGGACGCGGCCGACCTGGCCACGCTCGAACTGCGCCGCGACTATGTCGACGTCGCGGGCACCCACCACCTCAGCTGGGTGCAGGTCGCCGACGGCGTGCCGGTGTTCGGCAACGGCCTGAAGGCGCACGTCGCCAAGGACGGCCGCCTCGTGCAGGTCGACGGGTCGCCGCTGAAGTCGCTGCCGTCCACGGCGGGCGCCGCCAAGGTGACCGCCACGGGCGCCCGCGCCGCGGCGGTCAAGGACGTTCTCGGCACGTCCACCGCCAAGGCCACCAAGACGGCGGCCGGCACGACCACCTTCAGCGACAACGGCACGGCCAAGAAGGTCTGGTTCCAGACCGTCTCGGGCCCGCGCCTGGCCTGGCAGACGATCGTCGTCGACGAGGGCTACGTGCACGTCATCGACGCGGTCAGCGGCGAGGTGCTCTACCGCCACAGCACGATCGCGAACGACTCCGCCGAAGTGTGGAAGAACTACCCGGGCGCACCCAAGGGCGGCGTCCCGCAGAAGGTCGACCTGACCGCCAAGGGCTGGCTGCCGGACAACACGCGCCAGCTGTCCGGCAACGTCGCGCACGTCTACTCCGACGTGAACGACAACAACCAGGCCGACCCGACCGAGGAGGTCGGCCCGTCCGGCCTGCACCGGTGGGACTACCCGCTGGCCGACTTCAACGTCGCGGTGGGCGGCCTCTGCTCCGCCGCGTACCCCTGCTCGTGGGACCCGAAGACGGCGAACTCCTGGCAGGTCAACCGCAAGCAGAACGCGGTGCAGCTGTTCACGTTCCTGGGCACCTTCCACGACCACCTCAAGTCCTCGCCGATCGGCTTCACCCGGGCGGCCGGCAACTTCGAGGCGCGCGACGGCGACGCGGTGCAGGGTCAGGCCATGGACGGCGCCGACACCGCGAAGGGTCTGCCCGACGCCGACCACACCGACAACGCGAACATGAACACCCCGCCGGACGGCATCCCGCCGGTCATGCAGATGTACCTGCTGAACCCGGCCCCGGACGCGGTCGCCGCGAACACCGGTGACGAGTCCGACGTCGTGTTCCACGAGTACACGCACGGCCTGTCGAACCGGCTCGTCATCGACGCCGCCGGCAACTCCACCCTGAGCAACATCCAGGGCGGCGCGATGGGCGAGGCCTGGAGCGACTGGTACGCCGAGGACTACCTGCACGCCACCGGTCTCGAGAAGGACACCGCGAAGCCCGGCGACGTGCTGATCGGCAAGTACTGGTCGGCCGGCGGCACGATCCGCAGCGAGGGTCTCGACTGCACCGTCGGCATCGTCTCGGCGGCCTGCCCCGGCACCCCGAACGCCGGCCCCGGCGGTTACACGTACGGCGACTTCGGCAAGGTCTCCTCGCGCGGCCCCGAGGTGCACGCGGACGGCGAGATCTGGGCCCAGACGCTGTGGGACCTGCGTCGCGCGATCGGCAGCACCAAGGCCGAATCGATCGTGACCCGCGGTATGGAGCTGTCCCCGGACAACCCGTCCTACCTGGACATGCGGAACTCGATCATCGCCGCCGACCTGGTGGTCAACGGCGGCAAGAACGCCAAGACCATCTGGAAGGTCTTCGCCAAGCGGGGCATGGGCTACTTCGCCGCCGCCATCGACGGCGACGACACCCAGCCGGTCGAGGACTTCTCGACGCCGCCGGCCGCGGGCACCCCGCGCGGGACGCTCACCGGCAAGGTGACCGACCAGGACACCAAGGCCCCGGTGGCCGGCCTGACCATCGCCTTCGGCGGGCACGCCTCCGGCTTCGCCGGCGACTACCGTGCCACCACCGCCGCGGACGGCACCTACAAGATCTCCGGGATCATTCCGGGCACGTACGCCAAGGTGTACGCCCGGGGCGCCGGCTACGACCAGATCGTCAAGACGCTGTCGGTCAACTCGGGGACCAAGGCGGAGAACTGGGCGGTCCGGCACGACTGGGCGGCCTCCTCCGGCGGCGCGGGCATCATCAGCGCCACCGGGCCGGACTACACGGCGTACGGCTGTGGTCCCGGTGAGCTGCTCGACCAGTCGCAGATCTCCGGCTGGGGTTCCGACGTCGCGGCCGAAGGCCAGAACGCCGTGATCCGTCTGTCCGGCGCGGTCAACGTCGCGCAGCTGGTCGTCAACCCGTCGTCCACCTGTGGCGACGACAAGACGGCCTCCACCAGCGGCTACCGGATCGAGACGTCGAAGGACGGCAAGACCTGGACTGTCGCCGCGAGCGGCAAGTTCCCGGCCGGCACCGTCACGCCCACCCCGGTCGCGCTGGCCGCGGGCACCGGCGACGCCATCGAGTACGTCCGGTACACGATGCTGACCACGCAGGCCCAGGACGCCGGGCTGTGCGCGGCCGGCCAGCCGGGCACCGCGAACGGCTGCAAGTTCATGGACTCGACCGAGCTGGCGGTCTACGGACCGGCTGCCTGA
- a CDS encoding diguanylate cyclase: MAARGKVAELAAELDLLEEDIGWDLAESHARLDRLIEALRPSGESELFWRATLLRADAIEREGDGATAARLVGEVRRWAAEHGSQLLISRTHRLLARLATNAGDLGGGLEHMLQCVMALGDDTPPAERILALIKLADAFAATGSMAAARERFEQALAAAAEIGHLERQMTALNNWAYSEYEAGEPQRSWEVLQRLRALARAHDRPLDAAELDTVARVALELGHVEEAERAARDALELYPHDKVEADAQAAYLLTFGMARHRRGDLEGARAALAESAELCERHRLGRLAAGVMTEQAALLASAGRFEDAYRKLCEANEAERRQRDADREEQARNLQAAYEVADARRQAESFRDQARRDSLTGLRNRRFVDEHLRGLLSRGGTGATPVIAALLDLDHFKRINDSLSHQAGDAVLVAFAGLLAQVDAGVDGFAARLGGEEFLLVMTGVAAPEAIMRVADFRRSVLAHRWTSITGDLPVTVSIGVTTAAPDCTVADLLGRADEALYAAKRAGRDRVHLDELADLATGAS; this comes from the coding sequence ATGGCGGCACGCGGGAAGGTGGCGGAGCTTGCCGCTGAGCTGGACCTGCTGGAGGAGGACATCGGGTGGGACCTGGCCGAGTCCCACGCTCGCCTGGACCGGCTGATCGAGGCGCTGCGGCCGTCCGGTGAGAGTGAGCTGTTCTGGCGGGCGACGCTTCTGCGGGCGGACGCCATCGAGCGTGAGGGTGACGGCGCGACCGCGGCGAGGCTCGTCGGCGAGGTGCGCCGGTGGGCGGCCGAGCACGGCTCCCAACTGCTGATCTCCCGCACGCACCGGCTGCTCGCCCGGCTCGCCACCAACGCCGGCGACCTGGGCGGAGGCCTGGAGCACATGCTTCAGTGCGTGATGGCGCTGGGGGACGACACACCGCCGGCGGAACGGATCCTGGCACTGATCAAGCTGGCCGACGCGTTCGCCGCGACCGGGTCGATGGCGGCCGCCCGGGAACGGTTCGAGCAGGCCTTGGCGGCCGCCGCCGAGATCGGTCATCTGGAACGGCAGATGACCGCCCTGAACAACTGGGCCTACAGCGAGTACGAGGCCGGCGAGCCGCAGCGCTCCTGGGAGGTGCTGCAGCGACTGCGGGCGCTCGCCCGGGCGCACGACCGGCCGCTGGACGCCGCCGAGCTGGACACGGTGGCTCGGGTCGCGCTGGAGCTGGGGCATGTCGAGGAGGCCGAGCGGGCCGCCCGCGATGCACTTGAGCTGTATCCGCACGACAAGGTCGAGGCCGATGCGCAGGCCGCGTACCTGCTGACGTTCGGCATGGCGCGGCATCGGCGGGGGGACCTGGAGGGCGCCCGGGCGGCGCTCGCCGAGAGCGCGGAGCTGTGCGAACGGCACCGGCTCGGCCGGCTGGCCGCCGGGGTGATGACCGAGCAGGCGGCCCTGCTCGCCTCGGCGGGCCGGTTCGAGGATGCCTACCGGAAGTTGTGCGAGGCCAACGAGGCCGAACGGCGGCAGCGGGACGCCGACCGGGAGGAGCAGGCCCGCAACCTGCAGGCGGCGTACGAGGTCGCCGACGCGCGCCGGCAGGCCGAGTCGTTCCGCGATCAGGCCCGCCGCGATTCGCTGACCGGGCTGCGCAACCGTCGGTTCGTCGACGAACACCTGCGCGGGCTGCTCAGCCGCGGTGGCACCGGCGCGACTCCGGTGATCGCCGCCCTGCTTGATCTCGACCATTTCAAGCGGATCAACGACTCGCTCTCCCATCAGGCCGGTGACGCCGTCCTGGTGGCGTTCGCCGGCCTGCTGGCGCAGGTCGACGCGGGCGTCGACGGCTTCGCGGCCCGGCTGGGTGGCGAGGAGTTCCTGCTGGTGATGACCGGTGTCGCCGCGCCGGAAGCGATCATGAGGGTGGCCGATTTCCGGCGGTCGGTGCTGGCTCACCGATGGACGTCGATCACCGGCGACCTGCCGGTGACGGTCAGCATCGGCGTCACCACCGCGGCGCCCGACTGCACCGTCGCGGACCTGCTCGGTCGCGCCGACGAGGCCCTGTACGCCGCCAAGCGGGCCGGGCGCGACCGGGTCCACCTCGACGAGCTGGCCGACCTGGCTACCGGAGCGTCATGA
- a CDS encoding SigE family RNA polymerase sigma factor, giving the protein MTTETKHRPTGAMSGAEQEFRVFVLGIAASLHRTAFLLCGDWHLADDLVQEALAKAYSHWRKVQRAENPSAYVRRILINQSRSHWRRHRNVPTYGDSDLGQLTVPDLSDGVVSRADLVQALQSLAIRQRATVVLRFLEGLSERETAAVLGCTEGTVKSQTSRALAKLKSVLNRGDH; this is encoded by the coding sequence GTGACGACCGAAACGAAGCACCGACCGACCGGGGCGATGAGCGGCGCGGAGCAGGAGTTCCGGGTCTTCGTCCTGGGGATCGCGGCCTCGCTGCACCGCACGGCATTCCTGCTCTGCGGAGACTGGCATCTGGCGGACGACCTCGTCCAGGAGGCGCTGGCCAAGGCCTACAGCCATTGGCGCAAGGTACAGCGGGCCGAGAACCCCTCGGCGTACGTGCGACGCATCCTGATCAACCAATCGCGTAGCCACTGGCGCCGGCACCGCAACGTGCCCACGTACGGCGACAGCGACCTGGGGCAGCTCACGGTTCCCGATCTCTCCGACGGTGTGGTGAGCCGCGCGGACCTGGTCCAGGCGCTTCAGTCCCTGGCGATCCGGCAGCGGGCGACCGTGGTACTGCGGTTCCTGGAAGGGCTCAGCGAACGGGAGACCGCCGCGGTCCTCGGGTGCACCGAGGGCACCGTCAAGAGCCAGACGAGCCGCGCGTTGGCCAAGCTCAAGTCCGTCCTGAACCGAGGAGACCACTGA
- a CDS encoding polymorphic toxin-type HINT domain-containing protein, which yields MKTVALNSGGGTNTSFTIYDGFLRPRQTQSEAVGGGRVVTDTLYDQFGRADMAFGAHAEPDAPSGTLWWEPEWSVPTQTLTEYDRAGRATASIFRSGDGTTNVVEKWRTTTSYEGDRTTQVPPAGSTPTTTLTDVLGRTSELWQYNTAAGIAGGHDTVKYGYDAKNRMTSAADSAGDTWTYKYDLLGRQIETKDPDKGASSSTYNDFGDLLTTKDATGHVLAYEYDSLGRKTGLYDGSITEANKRAEWKYDTLANGLYMYGKVTQATRYETAADGTRQPYIWRPTGFSARNQVSVEQWVIPAAETGLGGTYSYVHSFSPYTGAETGITYPAAATLTSEGVETTYDKASGLPTALKSLWSDPGSYVSAQQYDAYGKPTSTMLKITGGVYAQQMMSYEGDTRRVHEVKVKPETATGTVADRTYNYDASGNIQQVTDAPEVGQTDTQCYVYDSLIRLTSAWTPKSGVDCKTSPTVANLGGPAPYWIDWTIDALGNRTKEVSHGMAGDTSRSYAVPTAGKDVVRPHAVTGMTTTTPAQSSTTVGYAYDDAGNMTSRPGDTGTQTITWDAEGHPVKTVEGSKVTTDLFDADGSRLIRRDSTGATLFLPGQEIRRLGASTTANDATRYYSFGGAVVASRTVADRSLTWLFSDHQGTQSTAVNAYTQQVSIRRQTPYGAPRGTNPTWANNKGFVGGDLEPTGLTHLGAREYDPALGRFISVDPVQDLTDPQQWNAYSYCGNNPITQSDPTGLRGDDQYYGPQAAAKRESPAYTGDPDSGGAGDGTHDYNGGGSSHGSGGGGDGGSGSHNQPKPKKKSWWERGVDWVSENKNTLIGAGVGIATFMGCEAVTAGAGTPACMMAAGAAGKLTTDALDGNIHGVVDVINSAGAGALEGALAVPLAAADAVSQVGNIANDVKNGDWAAAAGHTALGALDVMTVVDGVKAGPKKEVASQEEGVRPPSTCKNSFTAMTLVLLANGTSKPISDIKIGDKVRATDPQTGKDTAEPVETLYDNLDHDFVDLTVKHPDGTSAVINTTAHHPFWDQSDHKWTDAADLQVGHHLRDTHGQAATTITKVHAYTGAHHMHNLTVTSLHTYYVLAGATPVLVHNCGGAHRAEGESSQGEDYEPRHGRPESLDVYPLRHAVAGAAEGAITKWDNSLPKRIIGMLPGDSWKSVADVVGRAAYGAFYGRRAYYDWGGGYPAVHRAPDDYSGRHRAN from the coding sequence GTGAAGACGGTGGCGCTGAACTCCGGCGGCGGCACCAACACGTCATTCACCATCTATGACGGTTTCCTGCGCCCCCGGCAGACCCAGTCCGAGGCCGTCGGCGGCGGTCGGGTCGTCACCGACACCCTCTACGACCAGTTCGGCCGCGCCGACATGGCGTTCGGCGCGCACGCCGAACCCGACGCGCCGTCGGGCACCCTGTGGTGGGAACCGGAATGGTCGGTGCCCACCCAGACCCTCACCGAGTACGACCGGGCCGGCCGCGCCACCGCCAGCATCTTCCGCTCCGGCGACGGCACGACCAACGTCGTGGAGAAGTGGCGGACCACCACCAGCTACGAAGGCGACCGGACCACGCAGGTGCCGCCGGCCGGCAGCACCCCGACCACCACGCTGACCGACGTCCTGGGCCGCACCTCCGAACTGTGGCAGTACAACACCGCCGCCGGGATCGCCGGCGGGCACGACACCGTCAAATACGGATACGACGCCAAGAACCGGATGACCTCGGCAGCCGACTCGGCCGGCGACACCTGGACCTACAAGTACGACCTGCTCGGCCGGCAGATCGAGACCAAAGACCCGGACAAGGGCGCGTCAAGCTCAACCTACAACGACTTCGGTGACCTGCTCACCACCAAGGACGCCACCGGCCACGTCCTGGCCTACGAATACGACTCCCTCGGCCGCAAAACCGGTCTCTACGACGGCAGCATCACCGAGGCCAACAAACGCGCCGAATGGAAGTACGACACCCTCGCCAACGGCCTGTACATGTACGGCAAAGTCACCCAGGCAACCCGTTACGAGACAGCTGCTGACGGTACCCGGCAGCCCTACATCTGGCGTCCCACCGGTTTCTCCGCCCGCAACCAAGTCAGCGTTGAGCAGTGGGTCATCCCGGCAGCCGAAACGGGACTTGGCGGCACCTACAGCTACGTCCACAGTTTTTCCCCATACACCGGCGCGGAGACCGGCATCACCTACCCGGCAGCGGCGACGCTAACTAGCGAAGGCGTCGAGACCACCTACGACAAGGCGAGCGGCCTGCCGACCGCGCTGAAGTCGCTGTGGTCTGACCCCGGCAGCTACGTATCCGCTCAGCAGTACGACGCGTACGGCAAGCCGACCTCCACCATGCTGAAGATCACTGGCGGGGTCTACGCCCAGCAGATGATGTCCTACGAGGGGGACACCCGCCGGGTGCACGAGGTGAAGGTCAAGCCGGAGACCGCGACCGGCACGGTGGCCGACCGCACCTACAACTACGACGCATCCGGCAACATCCAGCAGGTCACCGACGCGCCGGAGGTGGGCCAGACCGACACCCAGTGCTACGTCTACGACTCGCTGATCCGGCTGACGTCGGCGTGGACCCCGAAGTCCGGCGTGGACTGCAAGACTTCGCCCACGGTCGCCAACCTCGGCGGGCCCGCCCCGTACTGGATCGACTGGACGATCGACGCGCTCGGCAACCGCACCAAAGAGGTGTCGCACGGCATGGCCGGGGACACCTCCCGCAGCTACGCGGTGCCCACCGCCGGCAAGGATGTGGTCCGGCCGCACGCGGTGACCGGCATGACCACGACCACCCCGGCGCAGAGCAGCACCACGGTCGGCTACGCCTACGACGACGCCGGCAACATGACCAGCCGGCCCGGCGACACCGGCACCCAGACCATCACCTGGGACGCCGAAGGCCACCCGGTCAAAACCGTCGAAGGCAGCAAGGTCACCACCGACCTGTTCGACGCTGACGGCAGCCGCCTGATCCGACGCGACAGCACCGGCGCCACCCTGTTCCTACCCGGCCAGGAGATCCGCCGCCTCGGCGCCAGCACCACCGCCAACGACGCCACCCGCTACTACAGTTTCGGCGGCGCCGTGGTCGCCTCCCGGACCGTCGCTGACCGAAGCTTGACGTGGCTGTTCAGCGACCACCAGGGCACCCAGTCGACCGCGGTCAACGCCTACACCCAGCAGGTCAGCATCCGGCGCCAGACCCCGTACGGCGCGCCGCGCGGCACCAACCCCACCTGGGCCAACAACAAGGGCTTCGTCGGCGGCGACCTGGAACCCACCGGCCTGACCCACCTCGGCGCCCGCGAATACGACCCGGCGCTGGGACGCTTCATCTCCGTCGACCCGGTCCAGGACCTGACCGACCCGCAGCAGTGGAACGCCTACTCCTACTGCGGCAACAACCCCATCACGCAGTCCGACCCCACCGGCCTGCGCGGTGATGACCAGTACTACGGGCCCCAGGCTGCCGCGAAACGCGAAAGCCCCGCGTACACCGGCGACCCGGACAGCGGCGGTGCCGGTGACGGCACCCACGACTACAACGGCGGCGGCAGCAGCCACGGCAGTGGTGGCGGTGGCGACGGTGGCAGCGGCAGCCACAACCAGCCGAAGCCGAAAAAGAAGTCGTGGTGGGAGCGCGGCGTCGACTGGGTCAGCGAGAACAAGAACACCCTGATCGGCGCGGGCGTCGGCATCGCCACCTTCATGGGCTGCGAGGCCGTCACCGCAGGCGCGGGCACCCCCGCCTGCATGATGGCCGCCGGCGCCGCCGGCAAGCTGACCACCGACGCCCTCGACGGCAACATCCACGGCGTCGTCGACGTGATCAACTCGGCTGGCGCCGGCGCCCTCGAAGGCGCACTAGCCGTTCCCCTTGCTGCCGCCGACGCGGTCAGTCAAGTGGGCAACATCGCCAACGACGTCAAAAACGGTGACTGGGCCGCGGCAGCAGGCCACACAGCCCTCGGCGCACTCGACGTCATGACCGTCGTCGACGGCGTCAAGGCCGGACCTAAAAAGGAGGTCGCATCGCAGGAGGAGGGCGTACGACCTCCCAGTACATGCAAAAATAGTTTCACCGCAATGACACTGGTGCTTCTGGCAAACGGCACCAGCAAACCGATCAGCGACATCAAGATCGGCGACAAAGTTCGCGCCACCGACCCTCAGACGGGCAAGGACACCGCCGAACCGGTCGAAACCCTGTACGACAACCTCGACCACGACTTCGTCGACCTCACCGTTAAACACCCCGACGGCACCTCTGCGGTCATCAACACCACCGCACACCATCCATTCTGGGACCAGAGCGACCACAAGTGGACCGACGCCGCTGACCTTCAGGTCGGCCACCACCTGCGCGATACCCATGGCCAGGCCGCGACCACGATCACCAAAGTGCACGCCTACACCGGCGCGCACCACATGCACAACCTCACCGTCACAAGCCTCCACACGTACTATGTGCTCGCCGGTGCCACGCCGGTACTCGTACACAATTGCGGTGGAGCTCACCGTGCGGAGGGCGAATCAAGCCAAGGTGAAGATTATGAGCCCAGGCACGGCAGGCCAGAATCCCTTGATGTTTATCCACTGCGTCACGCTGTTGCCGGAGCTGCAGAGGGTGCTATCACAAAATGGGATAACAGTCTGCCGAAGAGAATTATAGGTATGCTGCCGGGAGATTCCTGGAAATCGGTTGCAGATGTGGTGGGGCGGGCTGCTTATGGTGCCTTCTATGGGCGAAGGGCATACTATGATTGGGGTGGAGGCTATCCGGCTGTTCATCGTGCGCCCGACGATTACAGTGGTAGGCATCGGGCTAATTGA
- a CDS encoding Ig-like domain-containing protein: MAIRDFNGDQTTDVLARDTGGTTYVYGGDGKGVFEPQTSAGTALSGYNFVLSPGDATATFPVTLDRTGPAISHITPGDMKLVRGTSFTTTASVTDPSGVAATSVNGVGTPGTAATGKVPTGRDGRLTVTWQATDRFGNQSSASRTVVVDNTKPALAISAAPATGTRLTRAATITAAASDHNGIAKVQMLVNGTVVATDTTAGYRFTLNPANYGRTFSVQLRAYDRAGNVSHSSTRTYHR, from the coding sequence ATGGCCATCCGTGACTTCAACGGCGACCAGACCACCGACGTCCTAGCCCGAGACACCGGCGGCACCACATACGTCTACGGTGGTGACGGGAAGGGCGTCTTCGAGCCCCAGACCTCCGCCGGGACCGCATTGTCCGGCTACAACTTCGTGCTCAGCCCGGGTGACGCCACCGCCACCTTCCCGGTCACCCTCGACCGCACCGGCCCGGCCATCAGCCACATCACCCCCGGCGACATGAAACTCGTTCGCGGCACCAGCTTCACCACGACCGCGTCCGTGACTGATCCCAGCGGGGTCGCAGCCACCTCCGTGAACGGCGTCGGCACCCCCGGCACCGCCGCCACCGGAAAGGTGCCCACCGGACGCGACGGCCGGCTCACCGTCACCTGGCAAGCCACCGACCGCTTCGGCAACCAGTCCTCCGCCAGCCGCACCGTCGTGGTCGACAACACCAAACCGGCCCTCGCGATCAGCGCGGCGCCCGCCACCGGCACCAGACTCACCCGAGCCGCCACCATCACCGCCGCTGCCAGCGACCACAACGGCATCGCCAAGGTGCAGATGCTGGTCAACGGCACCGTCGTCGCGACCGACACCACCGCCGGCTACCGCTTCACCCTGAACCCGGCCAACTACGGCAGAACGTTCAGCGTGCAACTGCGTGCGTACGACCGAGCCGGCAACGTCTCACACAGCAGCACCCGCACCTACCACCGCTGA
- a CDS encoding Clp protease N-terminal domain-containing protein — protein sequence MAISVARGDPWVGPDHLLEALLADPTNTAGLLVEAQMVDLDRLTRVARRTWPVAGGKPPIRNLADHLARAGALVDPAHPGLQRSTALTRGLTSGIVRLAAQASPALAFLEQEATAEAVRLGHDRTTLVHLILAVLVLEEQLTSTGLRPSGEYAVSCDFVLRPFGMTRSEVFVSLADVPQEGAIAAPQRRRSWRSSPKNPPWTLPACQAGDTARTLAANGKKSPGGSADLLLAVLSHPDDAGRRLLREHSVDPSAVEELLARRLEL from the coding sequence ATGGCGATATCCGTAGCACGGGGGGATCCTTGGGTCGGTCCGGATCATTTGTTGGAAGCCCTTCTGGCTGACCCGACCAACACGGCTGGTCTGCTCGTCGAAGCCCAGATGGTCGATTTGGATCGCCTTACGCGGGTGGCGCGACGTACCTGGCCGGTTGCTGGAGGGAAACCACCGATCCGGAATCTGGCGGACCATTTGGCTCGAGCCGGGGCTCTCGTGGATCCTGCTCACCCGGGTCTACAGCGGTCGACCGCGTTGACTAGGGGGCTTACCTCCGGGATCGTCAGGTTGGCCGCGCAGGCGAGTCCCGCTCTCGCTTTCTTGGAACAGGAAGCGACTGCGGAGGCCGTGCGGTTGGGTCACGATCGGACCACCCTCGTACATCTCATTCTCGCTGTTCTGGTGTTGGAAGAGCAGCTGACCTCGACCGGCTTACGCCCATCCGGTGAATACGCTGTCTCCTGCGATTTCGTGCTACGTCCGTTCGGGATGACTCGGTCCGAGGTATTCGTGTCGCTGGCTGATGTGCCGCAGGAAGGTGCTATCGCGGCACCCCAGCGGCGGCGGAGTTGGCGGAGCAGCCCGAAGAACCCGCCGTGGACGCTGCCGGCTTGCCAGGCGGGTGACACGGCTCGGACTCTTGCTGCGAACGGGAAGAAGTCACCGGGGGGAAGTGCGGACCTGCTGTTGGCAGTTCTTTCCCATCCTGATGATGCAGGTCGCCGACTGCTGCGTGAGCACTCTGTGGATCCGAGCGCTGTCGAGGAACTGCTTGCTCGTCGACTCGAGTTGTGA